Proteins encoded together in one Cicer arietinum cultivar CDC Frontier isolate Library 1 chromosome 4, Cicar.CDCFrontier_v2.0, whole genome shotgun sequence window:
- the LOC101494067 gene encoding uncharacterized protein — protein MTVEDSDSDEVLLMATTKSNDDCPEQWYLDTCCSNHMTDHKDWFVSIDEKVKREIRFANNSSVNAEGVGKVLIQRRDGKQSFICGALYVSNMKNNMLSLEQLLEKGYSMKMEHG, from the coding sequence ATGACAGTTGAGGATTCAGACTCAGATGAGGTGTTGTTAATGGCTACAACAAAGTCAAATGATGATTGCCCAGAGCAGTGGTACCTTGACACATGTTGTTCAAATCACATGACTGACCATAAAGATTGGTTTGTAAGCATTGATGAGAAGGTGAAAAGGGAGATCAGGTTTGCAAATAATAGTTCAGTAAATGCAGAAGGAGTAGGAAAAGTGTTGATTCAAAGGAGAGATGGCAAACAATCATTCATATGTGGTGCGTTGTATGTGTCAAACATGAAGAACAATATGTTAAGCCTTGAACAGCTGCTTGAAAAGGGGTATTCTATGAAGATGGAGCATGGTTAA
- the LOC101505445 gene encoding uncharacterized protein isoform X1 yields MEKVVGGKYKIGRKIGSGSFGVIHIGAHVVTSELVAIKMENKKTKQPQLLYEAKLYNNLKGGSGIPRMKWFGTDGDYNVLVLELMGPSLEDLLYYSGGMFSLKSVLMLADQMLTRIEYLHSKGFLHRDIKPDNFLMGLGKKANQVCMIDFGLSKGYRDPISYKHIPYRENKNLTGTARYASCNTHKGIEQSRRDDLESLGYVLLYFLRGSLPWQGLQAATRTQKYEKLCETKLSTRIEVLCKAYPVEFASYFHYCRSLTFDQRPDYVYLKRLFRELFTSKGYVSDYLFDWTILKYQQMQQTKAQSQPTAPVAVLSILEPVDVDQHQEVNGCTQNDVAKPTIYSNRPRVCMKLRVSNADNFDDENEIQTEKQNVNTSSPISTAMPIVSTENVPKQERTVETLNADRVLESKCGALGNFVPSLRRVSSFK; encoded by the exons ATGGAAAAAGTCGTTGGAGGAAAGTATAAAATTGGTCGGAAAATTGGTAGTGGATCATTCGGTGTAATTCATATTG GAGCACATGTTGTAACTTCTGAGCTTGTGGCAATTAAGATG GAGAACAAGAAAACCAAACAACCACAGCTATTGTATGAGGCCAAGTTATATAATAATCTTAAAGGAGGAA GTGGTATTCCGCGAATGAAATGGTTTGGTACCGATGGAGACTATAATGTTCTAGTTCTTGAGCTTATGGGACCGAGTCTCGAAGACCTCCTTTACTACTCTGGGGGGATGTTTTCGCTAAAATCGGTTTTGATGTTGGCTGATCAGATG CTTACCAGGATCGAGTATTTACATTCCAAGGGATTCCTGCATAGAGATATCAAACCAGATAACTTCCTTATGGGTCTTGGGAAGAAAGCAAATCAG GTTTGTATGATTGATTTTGGACTCTCAAAAGGATATAGGGATCCTATTTCATACAAGCATATCCCTTACAG AGAGAACAAAAACTTAACAGGGACTGCACGTTATGCAAGTTGCAATACTCACAAAGGAATTG AACAAAGTCGCAGAGATGATTTAGAGTCTCTTGGCTATGTTCTTTTGTACTTTTTAAGAGGAAG TCTTCCTTGGCAAGGTCTGCAAGCTGCCACAAGAACgcaaaaatatgaaaaacttTGTGAAACGAAGTTATCAACTCGCATTGAG GTACTTTGCAAGGCATATCCTGTGGAGTTCGCTTCTTACTTTCATTATTGCCGCTCCTTGACATTCGATCAACGACCAGATTATGTATATTTGAAGCGCCTGTTTCGTGAATTGTTCACTTCTAAAG GATATGTTTCTGACTATTTATTTGACTGGACGATTTTAAAATATCAGCAGATGCAACAGACAAAGGCACAAAGTCAACCAACT GCCCCCGTTGCTGTGCTTAGCATTCTTGAACCAGTGGATGTTGATCAGCATCAAG AAGTCAATGGTTGTACTCAAAATGATGTGGCAAAACCAACAATCTATTCCAATCGTCCACGTGTTTGTATGAAACTCAGGGTATCTAATGCTGATAATTTTGATGATGAGAATGAGATTCAAACAGAAAAACAA AATGTGAATACTAGTTCACCTATTTCCACTGCCATGCCAATAGTCTCTACCGAAAATGTCCCAAAACAGGAAAGGACTGTAGAAACCTTAAACGCGGATCGCGTGTTAGAGAGTAAATGTGGTGCTTTAGGTAACTTTGTTCCTTCGCTACGCCGAGTTTCATCCTTCAAATAG
- the LOC101505445 gene encoding uncharacterized protein isoform X2, producing the protein MEKVVGGKYKIGRKIGSGSFGVIHIGAHVVTSELVAIKMENKKTKQPQLLYEAKLYNNLKGGSGIPRMKWFGTDGDYNVLVLELMGPSLEDLLYYSGGMFSLKSVLMLADQMLTRIEYLHSKGFLHRDIKPDNFLMGLGKKANQVCMIDFGLSKGYRDPISYKHIPYRENKNLTGTARYASCNTHKGIEQSRRDDLESLGYVLLYFLRGSLPWQGLQAATRTQKYEKLCETKLSTRIEVLCKAYPVEFASYFHYCRSLTFDQRPDYVYLKRLFRELFTSKGYVSDYLFDWTILKYQQMQQTKAQSQPTAPVAVLSILEPVDVDQHQVNGCTQNDVAKPTIYSNRPRVCMKLRVSNADNFDDENEIQTEKQNVNTSSPISTAMPIVSTENVPKQERTVETLNADRVLESKCGALGNFVPSLRRVSSFK; encoded by the exons ATGGAAAAAGTCGTTGGAGGAAAGTATAAAATTGGTCGGAAAATTGGTAGTGGATCATTCGGTGTAATTCATATTG GAGCACATGTTGTAACTTCTGAGCTTGTGGCAATTAAGATG GAGAACAAGAAAACCAAACAACCACAGCTATTGTATGAGGCCAAGTTATATAATAATCTTAAAGGAGGAA GTGGTATTCCGCGAATGAAATGGTTTGGTACCGATGGAGACTATAATGTTCTAGTTCTTGAGCTTATGGGACCGAGTCTCGAAGACCTCCTTTACTACTCTGGGGGGATGTTTTCGCTAAAATCGGTTTTGATGTTGGCTGATCAGATG CTTACCAGGATCGAGTATTTACATTCCAAGGGATTCCTGCATAGAGATATCAAACCAGATAACTTCCTTATGGGTCTTGGGAAGAAAGCAAATCAG GTTTGTATGATTGATTTTGGACTCTCAAAAGGATATAGGGATCCTATTTCATACAAGCATATCCCTTACAG AGAGAACAAAAACTTAACAGGGACTGCACGTTATGCAAGTTGCAATACTCACAAAGGAATTG AACAAAGTCGCAGAGATGATTTAGAGTCTCTTGGCTATGTTCTTTTGTACTTTTTAAGAGGAAG TCTTCCTTGGCAAGGTCTGCAAGCTGCCACAAGAACgcaaaaatatgaaaaacttTGTGAAACGAAGTTATCAACTCGCATTGAG GTACTTTGCAAGGCATATCCTGTGGAGTTCGCTTCTTACTTTCATTATTGCCGCTCCTTGACATTCGATCAACGACCAGATTATGTATATTTGAAGCGCCTGTTTCGTGAATTGTTCACTTCTAAAG GATATGTTTCTGACTATTTATTTGACTGGACGATTTTAAAATATCAGCAGATGCAACAGACAAAGGCACAAAGTCAACCAACT GCCCCCGTTGCTGTGCTTAGCATTCTTGAACCAGTGGATGTTGATCAGCATCAAG TCAATGGTTGTACTCAAAATGATGTGGCAAAACCAACAATCTATTCCAATCGTCCACGTGTTTGTATGAAACTCAGGGTATCTAATGCTGATAATTTTGATGATGAGAATGAGATTCAAACAGAAAAACAA AATGTGAATACTAGTTCACCTATTTCCACTGCCATGCCAATAGTCTCTACCGAAAATGTCCCAAAACAGGAAAGGACTGTAGAAACCTTAAACGCGGATCGCGTGTTAGAGAGTAAATGTGGTGCTTTAGGTAACTTTGTTCCTTCGCTACGCCGAGTTTCATCCTTCAAATAG
- the LOC101505445 gene encoding casein kinase 1-like protein 4 isoform X3 — protein sequence MEKVVGGKYKIGRKIGSGSFGVIHIGAHVVTSELVAIKMLTRIEYLHSKGFLHRDIKPDNFLMGLGKKANQVCMIDFGLSKGYRDPISYKHIPYRENKNLTGTARYASCNTHKGIEQSRRDDLESLGYVLLYFLRGSLPWQGLQAATRTQKYEKLCETKLSTRIEVLCKAYPVEFASYFHYCRSLTFDQRPDYVYLKRLFRELFTSKGYVSDYLFDWTILKYQQMQQTKAQSQPTAPVAVLSILEPVDVDQHQEVNGCTQNDVAKPTIYSNRPRVCMKLRVSNADNFDDENEIQTEKQNVNTSSPISTAMPIVSTENVPKQERTVETLNADRVLESKCGALGNFVPSLRRVSSFK from the exons ATGGAAAAAGTCGTTGGAGGAAAGTATAAAATTGGTCGGAAAATTGGTAGTGGATCATTCGGTGTAATTCATATTG GAGCACATGTTGTAACTTCTGAGCTTGTGGCAATTAAGATG CTTACCAGGATCGAGTATTTACATTCCAAGGGATTCCTGCATAGAGATATCAAACCAGATAACTTCCTTATGGGTCTTGGGAAGAAAGCAAATCAG GTTTGTATGATTGATTTTGGACTCTCAAAAGGATATAGGGATCCTATTTCATACAAGCATATCCCTTACAG AGAGAACAAAAACTTAACAGGGACTGCACGTTATGCAAGTTGCAATACTCACAAAGGAATTG AACAAAGTCGCAGAGATGATTTAGAGTCTCTTGGCTATGTTCTTTTGTACTTTTTAAGAGGAAG TCTTCCTTGGCAAGGTCTGCAAGCTGCCACAAGAACgcaaaaatatgaaaaacttTGTGAAACGAAGTTATCAACTCGCATTGAG GTACTTTGCAAGGCATATCCTGTGGAGTTCGCTTCTTACTTTCATTATTGCCGCTCCTTGACATTCGATCAACGACCAGATTATGTATATTTGAAGCGCCTGTTTCGTGAATTGTTCACTTCTAAAG GATATGTTTCTGACTATTTATTTGACTGGACGATTTTAAAATATCAGCAGATGCAACAGACAAAGGCACAAAGTCAACCAACT GCCCCCGTTGCTGTGCTTAGCATTCTTGAACCAGTGGATGTTGATCAGCATCAAG AAGTCAATGGTTGTACTCAAAATGATGTGGCAAAACCAACAATCTATTCCAATCGTCCACGTGTTTGTATGAAACTCAGGGTATCTAATGCTGATAATTTTGATGATGAGAATGAGATTCAAACAGAAAAACAA AATGTGAATACTAGTTCACCTATTTCCACTGCCATGCCAATAGTCTCTACCGAAAATGTCCCAAAACAGGAAAGGACTGTAGAAACCTTAAACGCGGATCGCGTGTTAGAGAGTAAATGTGGTGCTTTAGGTAACTTTGTTCCTTCGCTACGCCGAGTTTCATCCTTCAAATAG